A genome region from Fodinibius salicampi includes the following:
- a CDS encoding glycosyltransferase family 4 protein — protein sequence MKIAFLTDQYVTDDKNEGGVGNYLAKMGAALSKHGHHVEVFALVNHPHNTTIVNGITIHSIKKPDSILFKVLKRLILYLFSQEAYENINTIIYSYILNKAFEKRDKNIKFDIVQSTNYPQTGFFVKRKQGRKHYLRLSTSRLLFDKASFKKIKLSQKITEKIDLHCIRKADHSYSPSQFLSDYFEKKYALDISVVRPPAILYIDPAKKIPFNLPKRYLVHFGILGFRKGTDLVAEALEKAWKSNPDLKMVWVGRYSQDIGTPIHEKLEDTKERLIWIDHQPSSQLYKIVSDSIASVLPSRADNLPNTVIESLLLGVPVIGFSNASIDELVIAGKNGELVPSNDTDALAIAMIQAWDENKDWLNGNMTHLPVFDEMQAEQAVKNFLELESQ from the coding sequence ATGAAAATAGCTTTTCTTACAGATCAATATGTTACTGATGATAAAAATGAGGGAGGCGTTGGAAATTACTTGGCAAAAATGGGCGCCGCTTTATCTAAGCATGGTCATCATGTAGAAGTTTTTGCATTGGTAAACCATCCCCACAATACAACTATCGTGAATGGCATTACTATTCACAGTATTAAGAAACCAGATAGCATATTATTCAAAGTCTTAAAGAGGCTGATCCTTTATTTATTTAGCCAAGAGGCTTATGAGAATATTAATACGATCATTTATTCGTATATCCTTAATAAAGCATTTGAGAAAAGAGATAAAAACATAAAATTTGATATTGTCCAATCAACAAATTATCCCCAAACAGGATTTTTTGTAAAAAGAAAGCAAGGACGTAAGCACTATTTAAGATTAAGCACATCAAGACTACTGTTTGATAAAGCTTCCTTTAAAAAGATCAAGTTAAGTCAAAAAATTACTGAAAAAATTGATCTCCACTGTATCCGAAAAGCGGATCATTCTTATTCCCCCAGTCAGTTTTTATCTGATTATTTTGAAAAAAAATATGCATTGGATATCTCTGTTGTACGTCCTCCTGCCATTTTATATATAGATCCCGCTAAAAAAATACCCTTCAATTTACCCAAAAGGTATTTAGTTCATTTTGGTATTCTCGGATTTAGAAAAGGCACCGATCTGGTTGCTGAGGCATTAGAAAAAGCATGGAAATCAAATCCGGATTTAAAAATGGTATGGGTTGGAAGATATTCTCAGGATATCGGTACTCCAATTCATGAAAAATTAGAAGATACCAAAGAGAGGTTAATCTGGATTGATCACCAGCCTTCTTCTCAACTTTATAAGATCGTATCTGATTCTATCGCCTCTGTACTTCCATCCCGAGCGGATAATTTACCAAATACTGTGATTGAGAGTCTTCTTTTAGGAGTGCCTGTGATCGGTTTTTCTAATGCGAGCATTGACGAATTGGTAATTGCAGGTAAAAATGGGGAGCTCGTTCCATCAAACGATACTGATGCCCTGGCTATAGCTATGATTCAGGCATGGGATGAAAACAAGGATTGGTTGAACGGGAATATGACCCATCTTCCTGTTTTTGATGAAATGCAAGCTGAACAAGCAGTCAAAAATTTTCTTGAGTTAGAATCCCAGTAA
- a CDS encoding sulfotransferase family protein encodes MSHENIPIASDKPLLYDKRRPIFIVGIPRSGTTLLAALISSHSEIACGPETHFFSKTSFEQRQEAVEDPNWPEQAVSLITSIKLSGQFVYKLFKLSKKQIYTYLKDSVPSQQAMLESLTAQFAKNIDKPFWAEKTPNHLLHLPEILNLYPNASIIQIIRDPRDACNSMKKLPHASDSAIINSYHWYRLESQLTNNEKLKNSISVRYEDLVNRTTFILDKICTHIGIQHEGTMFDPTISARHLVSPKETWKNKVSKPINSENVYKWKSKMPAKEAKAISLICHEGIFNYQYPDPIRPKTTIPVFGLDWHSATIISKDIIALSEKNIFLKPAKNKELLKLQAGSERILPLLELPKIGQKRVKRLFFTIRIIIRLLIEKFNGTKILYWSESKPGNSLTSRFIQKIITVLGTEFDIHSNDFEKGTEIASAKTFLGRTIK; translated from the coding sequence ATGTCTCATGAAAACATACCTATTGCTTCAGATAAACCATTATTATACGATAAAAGAAGACCAATATTTATAGTTGGTATACCTCGATCTGGAACAACTCTTCTAGCAGCTTTAATATCTTCGCATAGTGAAATTGCCTGTGGCCCGGAAACTCATTTTTTTTCTAAAACCAGTTTTGAACAAAGGCAAGAAGCTGTCGAAGATCCAAATTGGCCGGAACAGGCTGTTAGTTTAATCACTTCAATAAAGCTAAGTGGGCAATTTGTATACAAATTATTTAAGCTATCTAAAAAACAAATATATACCTATTTAAAGGATTCTGTGCCCTCACAACAAGCCATGCTAGAATCACTTACCGCCCAATTTGCAAAAAATATTGATAAACCATTTTGGGCTGAGAAAACACCAAACCACTTACTACACTTACCAGAAATTTTAAATCTTTATCCTAACGCATCAATAATACAAATTATTCGCGATCCGAGGGATGCATGTAATTCCATGAAAAAACTACCTCATGCGAGTGATTCTGCTATTATCAACAGTTATCATTGGTATAGGTTGGAGAGTCAGCTAACAAATAACGAAAAATTAAAAAATAGTATCTCTGTTAGATATGAAGACTTAGTAAATAGAACGACTTTCATACTAGATAAAATTTGCACCCACATTGGTATTCAGCATGAAGGTACTATGTTTGATCCGACTATATCAGCTAGGCACTTAGTTTCCCCAAAAGAAACTTGGAAAAACAAAGTATCTAAGCCAATAAATTCAGAAAATGTTTATAAATGGAAAAGTAAAATGCCAGCTAAAGAGGCCAAGGCTATTAGTTTGATTTGTCATGAGGGAATTTTCAATTACCAGTACCCTGATCCAATTCGTCCTAAAACAACAATCCCAGTTTTTGGTTTGGATTGGCATAGCGCTACAATTATTAGTAAAGACATTATCGCCCTATCGGAAAAAAATATTTTCTTAAAACCAGCCAAAAATAAAGAATTACTGAAATTACAGGCAGGAAGTGAAAGAATTTTACCCCTATTAGAACTGCCGAAAATTGGTCAAAAGCGTGTTAAACGTCTTTTTTTCACCATTCGTATCATTATTCGACTGTTAATTGAAAAGTTTAATGGAACTAAAATACTGTACTGGTCTGAATCCAAACCAGGAAATAGTCTCACCTCCAGGTTCATTCAAAAAATAATTACTGTTCTGGGTACAGAATTTGACATTCATTCTAATGACTTTGAAAAGGGAACTGAAATAGCTTCTGCAAAAACTTTTCTTGGTAGGACTATTAAGTAA
- the nei gene encoding endonuclease VIII: MPEGPEIWRTADVLTESLKNKPINDLFFAFDKLKEYESKLEGQKVNRVEARGKAILTYFESDTVMYSHNQLYGKWMISKNGEQPDTNRSLRVAIHNDEKSAYLYSASEIEILNRDKVNEHSYIQKLGPDVLHPKTTYEDILGQFQSDKFKNRKLTTLLLDQGFVSGIGNYLRSEIMFYAKVNPREKLREYSNQEKEALAEATIKLSERSYETGGVTNDEKIVNALKRENASYDDYRHFVYNRTDDRCHKCGTVIEEEKTGGRKIYYCPNCQLN, translated from the coding sequence ATGCCCGAAGGACCGGAAATTTGGAGAACTGCAGACGTACTTACCGAATCCCTAAAAAATAAACCGATAAACGACCTCTTTTTTGCTTTTGATAAACTCAAGGAATATGAGTCTAAATTAGAGGGACAAAAGGTTAACAGGGTAGAGGCCAGGGGAAAGGCGATACTCACGTACTTTGAAAGTGATACCGTTATGTACAGTCACAATCAGCTTTATGGTAAGTGGATGATTAGTAAAAATGGCGAGCAACCTGATACCAACCGGTCCCTGCGAGTAGCTATTCATAACGATGAAAAATCAGCTTATCTTTATTCTGCTTCAGAAATAGAGATTTTGAATAGAGATAAGGTCAATGAACATTCCTATATCCAAAAGTTAGGTCCCGACGTCCTTCATCCAAAAACAACCTATGAAGATATCCTTGGACAGTTTCAATCTGATAAATTTAAAAACCGAAAGCTTACGACTTTACTGTTAGATCAGGGGTTTGTAAGCGGTATTGGGAACTATTTGCGTAGCGAGATTATGTTTTACGCCAAAGTCAATCCCCGTGAAAAGCTTCGTGAATATTCGAATCAAGAGAAAGAAGCGTTAGCAGAAGCCACCATTAAACTCTCTGAACGTTCCTATGAAACGGGAGGGGTAACGAACGACGAAAAGATTGTGAACGCCCTTAAACGCGAAAATGCATCGTATGATGATTACAGACATTTCGTTTATAATCGGACTGATGATCGGTGCCATAAGTGCGGTACGGTTATCGAGGAAGAGAAGACCGGGGGACGTAAAATCTATTATTGTCCGAATTGTCAGTTAAACTGA
- a CDS encoding DinB family protein — translation MENSLQRDLRTLYMRDLDQLIDNIEAIPEDLLWNAPEGVTNSCGVLVQHLVGNLNHYIGEGIGETGYVRQREQEFTTTQTSKKDLIADVESLQRTLDTVFDTLEDSDLSEEYPLETSYEFSTRGFLIHLYGHLNYHLGQINYLGRLLSERG, via the coding sequence ATGGAAAATTCATTACAACGAGATTTGCGAACGCTTTACATGCGAGATCTTGATCAGCTTATTGATAATATAGAAGCCATTCCCGAGGATCTGCTTTGGAATGCCCCCGAGGGAGTTACTAACAGTTGTGGAGTATTGGTACAGCATCTGGTCGGTAACCTCAATCATTACATTGGAGAAGGTATTGGGGAAACCGGCTATGTTCGTCAGCGTGAACAAGAGTTTACGACTACTCAAACATCTAAGAAAGATCTGATTGCGGATGTCGAGTCTTTACAAAGAACGCTCGATACTGTTTTTGATACTTTGGAGGATAGCGACTTATCCGAAGAATATCCGCTGGAGACTTCATATGAATTTTCAACTCGGGGGTTTCTTATTCATTTGTATGGTCACTTAAACTATCACTTGGGACAAATTAATTACCTGGGGCGCTTATTATCTGAAAGGGGATGA
- a CDS encoding putative metallopeptidase yields the protein MKDNDFLKPGDTIAHSNKQLMESPEVEKIAEIVIERESLDFGPAEIGYFLVYPNLSKYKAAKCVKASREVQYYSGNNYLIEISGEMWDMLDQKTREMVLFHQLMHVDPVYKAKNQEWKMKIRKPDFSDFYEINDKYGNDWYKTVQATVSSLYDLDPKRESKVSL from the coding sequence ATGAAAGACAATGATTTTTTAAAGCCGGGAGATACCATTGCACATAGTAATAAACAGCTGATGGAATCCCCCGAAGTAGAAAAAATAGCGGAAATAGTGATTGAGCGCGAAAGCCTGGATTTCGGTCCCGCTGAAATTGGCTACTTTCTCGTTTATCCTAATCTCTCAAAATATAAAGCAGCCAAATGCGTCAAGGCATCCCGGGAGGTACAATACTATTCCGGAAATAACTATTTGATTGAGATATCCGGGGAAATGTGGGATATGCTCGACCAAAAAACGCGGGAGATGGTTCTTTTCCATCAGCTTATGCATGTGGATCCCGTTTATAAAGCCAAAAATCAGGAGTGGAAGATGAAGATCCGCAAGCCAGACTTTTCCGATTTCTACGAGATTAATGACAAGTACGGCAATGACTGGTACAAAACGGTGCAGGCAACAGTATCTTCTCTTTATGATCTTGACCCCAAAAGAGAGAGTAAAGTATCTTTATAA
- a CDS encoding translation initiation factor, which translates to MAIKIKKETGGRRGKTVTVISNIKHNPQVIEDLEKKLKKHCGAGGTSYAKTIEIQGDHVAKVQKFLEKEGFEVK; encoded by the coding sequence ATGGCTATCAAAATAAAGAAAGAAACCGGTGGACGACGAGGTAAAACAGTTACCGTTATTAGTAATATTAAACACAATCCACAGGTTATCGAAGATTTGGAAAAGAAGCTAAAAAAACACTGTGGAGCAGGCGGCACCAGTTATGCCAAAACGATTGAAATTCAGGGCGATCACGTAGCCAAGGTGCAAAAATTTCTTGAGAAAGAAGGATTTGAAGTTAAATAA
- a CDS encoding oxidoreductase-like domain-containing protein: MKKPIKPLPTDCCGSGCDRCVYDIYVEHLKRYRKWKQEQKKKEEQTQTK; this comes from the coding sequence ATGAAAAAACCAATTAAACCTCTTCCCACGGACTGCTGTGGTAGCGGATGTGACCGATGCGTATATGATATTTATGTAGAGCATCTCAAACGTTACCGTAAATGGAAGCAAGAGCAGAAAAAAAAGGAAGAGCAAACCCAGACCAAATAA
- a CDS encoding glycerate kinase type-2 family protein → MGDKNYLKDLFHRTLTACSPENAVREAVEIEGAKIKIRDHHFESDEYPVYVLAVGKASIPMFKSLDNIIGNRIIKSLIVTPNSPENCSADQIITANHPVPDEESIKAGRAAASFMESVPKNALIITLISGGTSSLMCNPAGAITLSDLRTTFDLLNQCGASISEINTVRKHCSQIKGGQLLRYLHQDVTLIDLIISDVPSNDPTFIGSGPTVGDPSTYQDAYHVLLEYQLWNKIPESVKSHIEKGLTGEVVETLSPEEETIKRHETEIISSAEQFTQQAADFASEDGYKCVLSDQPFNEDVESVASYITDKVLSNEDRDGNPAIFFFYGESRVVVTGEGKGGRNQELALRGALKIAGYNNLSWLSAGTDGVDGPTDAAGAIVDGQTITKARDKGVNPDEHLQNNDSYHFHKQMDTLLVTGPTGNNLMDVVFVIRN, encoded by the coding sequence ATGGGCGATAAAAATTATTTAAAAGATCTGTTTCACCGAACCTTAACAGCATGTTCGCCCGAGAATGCTGTCAGAGAGGCCGTAGAAATAGAGGGAGCAAAAATAAAAATAAGGGACCATCACTTTGAAAGCGATGAATATCCGGTATATGTATTAGCCGTTGGTAAGGCTTCGATTCCTATGTTTAAAAGTTTAGATAATATCATTGGCAACAGGATAATTAAAAGCTTGATTGTAACCCCGAATTCTCCTGAAAATTGTTCGGCTGATCAGATTATAACAGCGAATCATCCCGTTCCGGATGAGGAAAGTATAAAAGCGGGACGTGCCGCTGCTTCTTTTATGGAAAGCGTGCCCAAAAACGCATTAATTATAACATTGATTTCAGGGGGAACTTCTTCCCTAATGTGTAATCCGGCCGGGGCAATCACGCTATCAGATTTACGTACAACATTTGATTTATTGAATCAGTGCGGGGCATCCATAAGTGAAATAAACACGGTAAGAAAACATTGTTCCCAGATAAAAGGAGGTCAGTTACTGCGTTATTTGCATCAAGATGTAACCCTCATAGATTTGATTATTTCCGATGTACCTAGTAATGATCCGACCTTTATTGGAAGTGGTCCGACCGTGGGTGATCCATCAACATACCAGGATGCTTATCATGTTTTATTGGAATATCAGTTGTGGAACAAGATTCCTGAAAGCGTTAAGAGTCACATAGAAAAAGGATTAACCGGAGAAGTGGTGGAAACATTATCTCCAGAAGAAGAGACGATTAAAAGGCATGAAACTGAAATTATTAGTTCGGCAGAACAGTTTACTCAACAAGCGGCCGATTTTGCCAGTGAGGATGGTTATAAGTGCGTCCTTTCGGATCAACCATTTAACGAAGATGTTGAATCGGTAGCCTCATATATAACAGATAAAGTGTTATCCAATGAAGACCGAGATGGGAATCCTGCAATATTCTTTTTTTATGGAGAAAGCAGGGTAGTGGTAACCGGTGAAGGCAAGGGAGGGAGGAATCAGGAACTAGCGCTGCGTGGGGCCCTTAAGATAGCGGGATATAACAATTTAAGCTGGCTGAGTGCCGGTACAGATGGGGTTGACGGTCCTACTGATGCGGCCGGAGCCATCGTAGATGGGCAAACCATAACAAAAGCAAGAGATAAGGGAGTAAACCCTGATGAGCATCTTCAAAACAATGATTCCTATCATTTTCACAAGCAGATGGATACCCTGTTAGTAACGGGCCCCACCGGAAACAACTTGATGGATGTCGTTTTTGTAATACGAAATTAG